A genomic region of Arachis stenosperma cultivar V10309 chromosome 9, arast.V10309.gnm1.PFL2, whole genome shotgun sequence contains the following coding sequences:
- the LOC130949221 gene encoding uncharacterized protein LOC130949221 encodes MEGTANLVVYRNSEIIHNTHEGVRFVSQNSFLFVVPCTMMLMELQNGLCQSMENGTLMKVSRILYRNPVVVFGGLIQFDIMPVTDEASMQNIFQIHRQTQMRHPQIELYVEFEAVEAVAVQNDINIDDDRAAVYEGMNSGSEEDFEATYEAGDKDEDGDVGVEAVAENIVVHPSSSQPMYVPPFMRVADPEDGEFRIGMEYSSRKSVVAVIRSFTISRGIDYDVYESEPQTFYAKCKMYGHGCDWLIRASLIRKKVAEAIRPLVETDPSIKVKYIIAEVQSSFNYSISYRKAWLAKQKSIAKVFGGYEDSYLALPWWLSVMVQKMPGSVVQIETRPLHCKSLVQVDGTHLYRKYKGRLLVAVSQYGNQNIVPIAFALVEGETADAWHFFLRNLRMYVVRKDGVGMISDRHESIRAAVNRSGYSRTVEEYNINYKRLEERGEAYARWCDALGLRHWVLAFDEGHRWGHLTTNLVECINSVLKGARNLPVLALVQATYYRLNELFTWKSAETHERKRAGFTYSVFAQQRIEANMQQAGNIVVHHFDRRNEVFEVREMTTGKVLVVDLARRTCDCGHFQVERIPCRHVIACCANQRLDWQLYVHDVYKMTEVRKVYRFEFTPLGDPETWPTYEGPTLVVSPAMRRTSKGRPKLTQYLNEMDSRDMRGPRICRLYGDQGHSRSKCPQRDGPSGACS; translated from the exons ATGGAGGGCACCGCAAATTTGGTGGTGTATCGCAACAGTGAGATAATACATAATACTCATGAGGGAGTGAGGTTTGTGTCCCAGAATTCATTTTTATTTGTGGTTCCATGCACGATGATGTTAATGGAGCTACAGAACGGCCTCTGTCAAAGCATGGAGAATGGTACGTTAATGAAAGTGAGCAGAATTCTGTACCGGAATCCGGTTGTAGTTTTTGGTGGTCTAATACAGTTTGATATCATGCCGGTCACTGATGAAGCGAGTATGCAGAATATATTTCAAATTCACCGGCAGACTCAGATGCGACACCCACAGATTGAGTTGTACGTTGAGTTTGAAGCTGTAGAGGCAGTAGCGGTCCAAAATGATATAAATATAGATGATGATAGAGCTGCAGTGTACGAAGGAATGAATAGTGGCAGTGAAGAGGACTTCGAAGCCACCTATGAAGCCGGCGACAAAGATGAGGATGGTGATGTGGGAGTTGAGGCAGTAGCAGAGAATATAGTGGTTCATCCCTCGAGTAGTCAACCGATGTACGTACCACCTTTTATGC GCGTGGCTGATCCTGAGGACGGAGAGTTCCGGATTGGAATGGAATACAGTTCTAGAAAGTCAGTCGTCGCAGTAATTAGAAGTTTCACTATATCTAGAGGAATTGACTATGATGTGTATGAGTCTGAGCCACAGACGTTCTATGCAAAATGCAAGATGTACGGGCATGGATGTGACTGGCTTATCCGAGCCAGCTTGATACGAAAAAAAG TTGCTGAGGCTATAAGGCCATTGGTCGAGACAGACCCGTCCATCAAGGTGAAATATATAATTGCGGAAGTCCAGTCAAGTTTCAACTATTCTATCAGTTACCGAAAGGCTTGGTTGGCAAAGCAGAAGTCCATAGCCAAAGTTTTCGGTGGTTACGAGGATTCTTacctagccttgccatggtggctCTCGGTCATGGTGCAGAAGATGCCTGGTTCAGTTGTCCAAATAGAAACACGACCACT GCATTGCAAGTCCCTGGTTCAGGTTGACGGCACACACCTATACAGAAAATACAAAGGTAGACTTCTAGTCGCTGTTTCACAATACGGGAACCAAAACATTGTGCCTATCGCCTTTGCCTTGGTGGAAGGGGAGACAGCTGATGCGTGGCACTTCTTTCTCAGGAATCTGCGAATGTATGTTGTTAGAAAAGACGGTGTGGGTATGATCTCAGACCGGCATGAGTCAATACGGGCAGCAGTTAATCGTTCCG GGTATTCAAGAACGGTGGAGGAGTACAATATCAACTATAAGAGGTTGGAAGAGCGAGGCGAGGCATATGCCAGGTGGTGCGATGCCCTTGGACTCAGACATTGGGTATTGGCATTCGACGAGGGACATCGATGGGGCCATCTGACAACAAACCTTGTCGAGTGCATTAACTCAGTGTTGAAGGGTGCCCGTAATCTACCTGTGTTGGCGCTGGTTCAAGCAACATATTATAGGTTAAATGAACTTTTTACGTGGAAGAGTGCCGAGACTCACGAACGCAAGCGTGCTGGATTTACGTACTCCGTATTTGCGCAACAGCGGATAGAAGCAAATATGCAACAGGCTGGGAATATAGTTGTGCACCACTTTGATAGACGAAATGAGGTGTTTGAGGTGCGCGAAATGACTACTGGAAAGGTGTTAGTTGTTGATCTTGCGCGACGGACGTGTGACTGTGGGCACTTTCAAGTTGAACGAATACCATGTCGCCATGTTATTGCTTGTTGTGCTAACCAGCGTCTCGATTGGCAGTTGTATGTGCATGATGTGTACAAGATGACGGAGGTTCGTAAGGTATATAGATTTGAGTTCACACCATTAGGTGATCCTGAGACATGGCCTACTTATGAGGGACCCACATTGGTCGTTAGTCCCGCCATGAGGCGAACGTCTAAAGGCAGGCCCAAACTGACCCAATACTTGAATGAAATGGACTCACGCGACATGCGTGGTCCTCGGATATGCCGTCTCTATGGTGATCAGGGTCATAGTCGGAGTAAGTGTCCTCAGCGTGATGGACCGAGTGGTGCTTGTTCGTAG